The Acinonyx jubatus isolate Ajub_Pintada_27869175 chromosome D1, VMU_Ajub_asm_v1.0, whole genome shotgun sequence genome includes a window with the following:
- the LOC106966075 gene encoding LOW QUALITY PROTEIN: olfactory receptor 51F2-like (The sequence of the model RefSeq protein was modified relative to this genomic sequence to represent the inferred CDS: inserted 1 base in 1 codon) — MSNFQNITSTSITFLLTGVPGLEVFHTWISIPFCFLYITALSGNSLILFAIVTQPSLHEPMYYFLSMLSTTDLGLSISTLVTMLGIFWFDAREISFNAFLSQMFYIKLFTVMESSVLLAMTFDRFVAISNPLRYATILTDSRIAQSGVATVIRGTLMLTPMVALLKRLSFCHSHVLHHSYCFHPDVMKLSCTDTRINNAVGLTTMISTVGVDSILILLSYILIIKTVLSIASPEERKKAFSTCISHIGTVAIFYFPLISLSFVHRFGKXSPAYVHTMIANTYLLIPPVMNSFIYSVKTKQIHRAMIKILHSKDT; from the exons ATGTCAAACTTCCAGAATATCACATCTACGTCCATCACTTTCCTGCTAACTGGTGTTCCTGGGCTGGAAGTCTTCCACACCTGGATCTccattcctttctgctttctctaCATAACCGCCCTCTCAGGAAATAGCCTGATTCTCTTTGCCATTGTCACTCAGCCCAGCCTCCACGAACCCATGTATTATTTCCTCTCCATGCTGTCCACCACTGACCTCGGCCTGTCCATATCTACCCTGGTCACCATGTTGGGTATATTCTGGTTTGATGCCAGGGAGATCAGCTTTAATGCCTTCTTGTCACAGATGTTCTATATTAAACTCTTCACTGTCATGGAATCTTCAGTGTTGTTGGCCATGACCTTTGATCGTTTTGTGGCCATCTCTAATCCACTCAGGTATGCCACCATTTTAACTGATTCCAGAATAGCTCAAAGTGGAGTGGCAACTGTCATCAGGGGGACACTAATGCTAACACCAATGGTAGCACTTCTTAAAAGACTGTCCTTCTGCCACAGCCATGTGCTCCACCACTCCTACTGCTTCCACCCTGATGTAATGAAGCTCTCGTGCACAGACACTAGGATCAACAATGCAGTTGGGTTGACTACCATGATCTCTACTGTTGGTGTTGACTCAATCCTCATCCTCCTTTCTTACATTTTGATTATTAAGACTGTCCTCAGCATTGCATCcccagaagagaggaagaaagcctTCAGCACATGTATTTCCCATATTGGGACTgttgctattttctattttccattgaTCAGTCTGTCCTTTGTTCACAGATTTGGGA TGAGCCCAGCCTATGTTCATACAATGATTGCTAACACCTACCTCCTGATCCCTCCTGTAATGAACTCCTTCATCTATAGTGTGAAGACCAAACAGATACACAGAGCTATGATAAAAATTCTCCATTCCAAAGATACATAG